A genomic region of Pseudomonas frederiksbergensis contains the following coding sequences:
- a CDS encoding ShlB/FhaC/HecB family hemolysin secretion/activation protein, with product MYLHPLGKRLCAALPCLLLCFTSVNLAHAAPTPGDTDLIRERQDRLLEEQRRRLEELKELPGKAAKPTAPAAPADTRCFPIKDIELKGADSLSARERERLLKPYVGQCLGVTQLNELLKVITDEYLEKGLVTSRAYLPQQDLSAGHLKVLVVEGKLEGIKGAEGSQLSDRELAMAFPGKAGELVNLREIEQLVDQLNRLPSNQAQMELAPGKQVGGSEVLVKNTPQKPWRAGLSRNNEGQRSTGEQQWGTTFDWDSPLGLADQLMLRGGHDAVSDHNHTSSNAMLTYNLPWGWWNFNYSYSQSDYRSQIAANGYNFKQTGDSKTHQFKAERVIYRDAVSKTSLSAGVSHLRSNNFIEDSKLALSSNHLSEAQFGINHGRRVGSAFVNLDLGMQKGIGAFDAQSNGHPGPGEADARYRKYTGTLSYLQPFKLWGESLSFNSLMTGQHSEDVLFSPQRTSLGGLSSIRGYKDQSLSGDSGSYWRNDLRWSRPVSWEWLRPVFAEYGTSLGYDQGVISHGRYNGEQHGRMSSDSIELFARGQYVSASVTFAHSLERPDTLTEREAPIYFRVDFSL from the coding sequence ATGTACTTGCACCCCCTCGGGAAGAGGCTGTGTGCGGCTTTGCCGTGTCTATTGCTGTGTTTCACCAGCGTAAACCTTGCCCACGCCGCACCCACCCCTGGTGATACCGATCTGATCCGCGAACGTCAGGATCGATTGCTCGAAGAGCAGCGCCGACGTCTCGAAGAGCTCAAGGAACTGCCTGGCAAAGCGGCCAAACCGACGGCCCCGGCGGCGCCTGCCGATACCCGCTGCTTCCCGATCAAAGACATCGAACTCAAAGGTGCCGACAGCCTTTCGGCCCGTGAGCGCGAGCGTTTGCTCAAGCCTTACGTCGGTCAGTGCCTGGGCGTCACCCAGCTCAACGAGCTGCTGAAAGTCATCACCGATGAGTACCTTGAGAAAGGCCTGGTGACCAGTCGTGCTTACCTGCCGCAGCAGGATCTGTCTGCCGGTCATTTGAAGGTGCTGGTGGTCGAGGGCAAGCTTGAAGGGATCAAAGGTGCAGAGGGCAGCCAGCTGTCGGACCGTGAGCTGGCGATGGCCTTTCCCGGCAAGGCGGGGGAGTTGGTCAACCTGCGCGAGATCGAGCAACTGGTCGATCAGTTGAACCGCTTGCCCTCCAATCAGGCGCAGATGGAACTGGCACCGGGCAAGCAGGTGGGCGGCAGCGAAGTGCTGGTCAAGAACACCCCGCAAAAGCCCTGGCGCGCCGGTTTGTCGCGCAATAACGAAGGCCAGCGCAGCACCGGCGAGCAGCAGTGGGGCACGACCTTTGACTGGGACAGCCCGCTGGGGTTGGCCGATCAGTTGATGTTGCGCGGTGGTCACGATGCGGTGAGCGATCATAACCACACCTCAAGCAACGCCATGCTCACTTACAACCTGCCGTGGGGTTGGTGGAACTTCAACTACAGCTACAGCCAGAGCGATTACCGCTCGCAGATTGCCGCCAATGGTTACAACTTCAAGCAGACCGGCGACAGCAAGACTCACCAGTTCAAGGCCGAGCGAGTGATCTATCGCGATGCCGTGAGCAAGACGTCCTTGAGCGCCGGCGTGTCCCACTTGCGCAGCAACAACTTCATCGAAGACAGCAAGCTGGCCCTGAGCAGCAACCATCTGAGCGAAGCGCAGTTCGGGATCAACCACGGGCGGCGTGTCGGTTCGGCCTTCGTCAACCTCGACCTGGGCATGCAGAAAGGTATCGGCGCCTTCGATGCCCAGAGCAACGGTCATCCCGGGCCCGGCGAAGCGGATGCGCGCTACCGCAAATACACCGGCACCCTGAGCTACTTGCAGCCGTTCAAACTCTGGGGCGAGTCGTTGAGCTTCAACAGTTTGATGACCGGCCAGCACAGCGAAGATGTGCTGTTCAGCCCGCAACGCACCAGCCTTGGCGGGTTGTCGTCGATCCGTGGTTACAAGGACCAGTCACTGTCCGGTGACAGCGGCAGCTACTGGCGCAACGACCTGCGTTGGAGCCGTCCGGTGAGTTGGGAATGGCTGCGTCCGGTGTTCGCTGAATACGGCACCAGCCTGGGCTACGACCAGGGCGTGATCAGTCATGGCCGCTACAACGGCGAGCAACATGGGCGGATGTCGAGCGACTCGATCGAACTGTTCGCTCGTGGTCAGTACGTGTCAGCCAGCGTGACCTTCGCCCACTCCCTGGAGCGGCCGGATACGTTGACCGAGCGTGAAGCACCGATCTATTTCCGCGTGGATTTCTCCCTCTAA
- a CDS encoding 3-phosphoglycerate kinase, whose protein sequence is MKKICCVVLAMLPLTAFAYPIDVEKNLNGLKINYATYATTYDMGAITLNNDSDKAAECSVVFRNGPESPRTRRVSLEAGKSADLSAKFNREIIKLYITLTCKPK, encoded by the coding sequence ATGAAAAAAATCTGTTGTGTGGTGCTGGCGATGCTGCCGCTGACTGCGTTTGCCTACCCCATTGATGTAGAGAAAAACCTCAATGGCCTGAAGATCAACTACGCCACCTACGCCACGACTTACGACATGGGCGCCATTACGCTGAACAACGACAGCGATAAAGCCGCCGAATGCTCGGTGGTATTTCGCAACGGCCCGGAATCGCCGCGTACTCGCCGTGTGAGCCTGGAGGCTGGCAAGAGCGCCGACCTCTCGGCCAAGTTCAACCGCGAAATCATCAAGCTGTACATCACCCTGACCTGCAAGCCCAAATAA
- a CDS encoding FMN-dependent NADH-azoreductase → MSRVLIIESSARQQDSVSRQLTQTFISQWKAAHPADQITVRDLATHPVPHLDANLLGGWMKPAEQRNETEQSSLERSNQLTDELLAADVLVMAAPMYNFAIPSTLKAWLDHVLRAGVTFKYTDTGPQGLLSGKRAYVLTARGGIYAGSPSDHQEPYLRQVMAFIGIHNVTFIHAEGMNLGGDFHEKGLNQANAKLAQVA, encoded by the coding sequence ATGTCCCGCGTTCTGATCATCGAAAGCAGCGCCCGCCAGCAAGACTCGGTATCGCGTCAGCTGACTCAAACCTTCATCAGCCAATGGAAAGCCGCGCACCCGGCCGACCAGATCACCGTTCGTGACCTGGCGACCCATCCGGTTCCGCACCTGGACGCCAACCTGCTGGGTGGCTGGATGAAACCTGCCGAGCAACGCAACGAAACCGAACAGTCGTCGCTGGAGCGCTCGAATCAGTTGACCGACGAACTGCTGGCTGCCGACGTATTGGTCATGGCCGCTCCGATGTACAACTTCGCGATCCCCAGCACGCTCAAAGCCTGGCTCGACCACGTGCTGCGTGCCGGTGTGACCTTCAAGTACACCGACACCGGCCCGCAAGGTCTGCTCAGCGGCAAGCGTGCTTATGTGTTGACCGCTCGCGGCGGCATCTACGCCGGTAGCCCGTCCGATCACCAGGAACCGTACCTGCGTCAGGTCATGGCGTTCATCGGTATCCACAACGTCACCTTCATTCACGCCGAAGGCATGAACCTGGGCGGTGACTTCCACGAAAAGGGTCTGAACCAGGCCAACGCCAAGCTTGCCCAAGTCGCCTGA
- a CDS encoding carboxylate/amino acid/amine transporter, whose amino-acid sequence MGYLLFVTLIQAFSFSLIGEYLAGHVDSYFAVLVRVLLAGLVFIPLTRWRQVEPAFMRGMLLIGALQFGVTYVCLYLSFRVLTVPEVLLFTILTPLHVTLIEDALNRRFNPWALVAALVAVLGAAVIRYDRISPDFFMGFLLLQLANFTYAAGQVLYKHLVARHPSDLPHYRRFGYFYLGALAVALPAFLLFGKQNFLPEAPLQWGVLVFLGLVSTALGLYWWNKGACLVNGGTLAVMNNLHVPVGLLINLLIWNQHEELGRLMLGGMVILAAVWISRLGIRRDTKLA is encoded by the coding sequence ATGGGCTATCTACTTTTTGTCACGCTGATTCAGGCGTTTTCCTTCAGTTTGATCGGCGAGTACCTGGCTGGGCATGTCGACAGCTATTTTGCGGTGCTGGTGCGGGTGTTACTGGCGGGGCTGGTGTTCATCCCATTAACGCGCTGGCGTCAGGTGGAACCGGCGTTCATGCGCGGGATGCTGCTGATCGGCGCATTGCAGTTCGGCGTGACCTACGTTTGCCTGTACCTGAGCTTCCGGGTGCTGACGGTGCCGGAAGTCTTGCTGTTCACCATCCTCACGCCGTTGCACGTGACCCTGATCGAAGATGCGCTGAACCGTCGCTTCAATCCCTGGGCGCTGGTGGCGGCATTGGTGGCGGTGCTCGGCGCGGCGGTGATCCGCTATGACCGGATCAGTCCGGACTTCTTCATGGGTTTTTTGCTGCTGCAACTGGCCAACTTCACCTACGCCGCAGGACAGGTGCTGTACAAGCATCTGGTGGCACGCCATCCGAGCGACCTGCCGCATTATCGGCGCTTTGGTTACTTCTACCTTGGTGCGCTGGCGGTGGCCTTGCCGGCGTTTCTGCTGTTTGGCAAACAGAACTTCCTGCCGGAAGCGCCGTTGCAATGGGGCGTGCTGGTATTCCTCGGACTGGTGTCTACCGCGTTGGGCCTGTACTGGTGGAACAAGGGCGCTTGCCTGGTCAACGGCGGGACGCTGGCGGTGATGAACAACCTGCACGTGCCGGTAGGGCTGCTGATCAACTTGCTGATCTGGAATCAGCATGAAGAGTTGGGGCGGCTGATGTTGGGTGGGATGGTGATTCTGGCGGCGGTGTGGATCAGTCGGTTGGGTATCAGACGCGACACAAAACTCGCGTAG
- a CDS encoding DEAD/DEAH box helicase, giving the protein MFSQFALHERLLKAVAELKFVEPTPVQAAAIPLALQGRDLRVTAQTGSGKTAAFVLPILNRLIGPAKVRVSIKTLILLPTRELAQQTIKEVERFAQFTFIKSGLITGGEDFKVQAAMLRKVPDILIGTPGRMIEQLNAGNLDLKEVEVLVLDEADRMLDMGFAEDVQRLVDECTNRQQTMLFSATTGGSGLREMIAKVLNNPEHLQLNSVSQLNATTRQQIITADHNQHKEQIVNWLLANETYQKAIVFTNTRAMADRIYGRLVAQEYKAFVLHGEKDQKDRKLAIDRLKQGGVKILVATDVAARGLDVEGLDLVINFDMPRSGDEYVHRIGRTGRAGNDGLAISLICHGDWNLMSSIERYLKQSFERRTIKEVKGTYGGPKKVKASGKAVGVKKKKVDAKGEKKKTGAKAPTKRKIANRPKTDALSLVSKDGMAPLKRRKPEAPAAE; this is encoded by the coding sequence GTGTTTTCCCAATTCGCCCTGCACGAACGCCTGCTCAAAGCCGTGGCCGAGCTTAAATTTGTCGAGCCAACGCCTGTGCAAGCAGCGGCTATCCCGCTCGCGCTCCAAGGGCGTGACCTGCGGGTGACTGCGCAAACCGGCAGCGGCAAAACCGCTGCATTCGTTTTGCCGATCCTCAACCGTTTGATCGGCCCGGCCAAAGTCCGCGTCAGCATCAAAACCCTGATCCTGCTGCCAACCCGCGAGCTGGCCCAACAGACCATCAAGGAAGTTGAACGCTTCGCGCAGTTCACCTTCATCAAGTCCGGCCTGATCACTGGCGGTGAAGACTTCAAGGTCCAGGCAGCCATGCTGCGCAAGGTGCCGGACATCCTGATCGGCACCCCGGGCCGGATGATCGAGCAACTGAACGCCGGTAACCTCGACTTGAAAGAAGTTGAAGTGCTGGTGCTCGACGAAGCCGACCGTATGCTCGACATGGGCTTCGCCGAAGACGTACAGCGCTTGGTCGACGAATGCACCAACCGTCAACAGACCATGTTGTTCTCCGCCACCACCGGCGGTTCGGGCTTGCGCGAGATGATCGCCAAGGTGCTGAACAACCCTGAGCACTTGCAGCTCAACAGCGTCAGCCAGCTGAACGCGACCACCCGTCAGCAAATCATCACCGCTGACCACAACCAGCACAAAGAACAGATCGTTAACTGGCTGCTGGCCAACGAGACGTACCAGAAGGCCATCGTCTTCACCAACACCCGGGCCATGGCCGACCGTATCTACGGCCGTCTGGTGGCGCAGGAGTACAAGGCGTTCGTCCTGCACGGTGAGAAAGACCAGAAGGATCGTAAACTGGCGATCGACCGTCTGAAGCAGGGCGGGGTCAAGATCCTCGTCGCCACCGACGTTGCCGCTCGCGGCCTCGACGTGGAAGGCCTGGACCTGGTGATCAACTTCGACATGCCGCGCAGCGGCGACGAATATGTTCACCGCATCGGTCGTACCGGTCGTGCCGGCAACGATGGCCTGGCCATCTCGCTGATCTGCCACGGCGACTGGAACCTGATGTCGAGCATCGAGCGCTATCTCAAGCAGAGCTTCGAGCGCCGCACCATCAAGGAAGTCAAAGGCACCTACGGCGGACCGAAAAAGGTCAAGGCCTCGGGCAAGGCCGTTGGCGTGAAGAAGAAAAAGGTCGACGCCAAAGGCGAGAAGAAAAAAACCGGCGCCAAGGCACCGACCAAACGCAAGATCGCCAACCGCCCGAAGACCGACGCCCTGTCGCTGGTCAGCAAGGATGGCATGGCGCCGCTCAAGCGCCGCAAGCCAGAAGCACCGGCCGCTGAATAA
- a CDS encoding alpha/beta fold hydrolase has protein sequence MAYFEHEGCTLHYEEYGHGTPLLLVHGLGSSTLDWEKQIPELSTRYRVIIPDVRGHGRSDKPRERYSIASFSADLVALIEYLNLGPTHLVGLSMGGMIGFQLAVDQPSLLKSLCIVNSAPEVKVRTADDYWQWFKRWSLMRILSLRTIGTALGGKLFPKPEQADLRHKMAERWAKNDKRAYLASFNAIVGWGVQERLAKVTCPTLIISADRDYTPVALKEAYVKLLPDARLVVIEDSRHATPLDQPHRFNQTLLEFLTAVDTTTQDH, from the coding sequence ATGGCCTATTTCGAACATGAAGGTTGCACCTTGCACTACGAGGAATATGGCCACGGCACACCCCTGCTGCTGGTTCACGGGCTGGGCTCGAGTACGCTGGACTGGGAAAAACAGATCCCGGAGCTCTCGACCCGCTACCGCGTGATCATCCCGGATGTACGCGGCCACGGTCGCTCCGACAAACCCCGCGAGCGCTACAGCATTGCCAGCTTCAGCGCCGACCTGGTCGCGCTGATCGAGTACCTGAACCTTGGCCCAACGCATCTGGTCGGGTTGTCCATGGGCGGGATGATCGGTTTTCAGCTGGCGGTGGATCAGCCATCGCTGCTTAAAAGCCTGTGCATCGTCAACAGTGCCCCCGAGGTCAAAGTCCGCACGGCGGATGATTACTGGCAGTGGTTCAAGCGCTGGAGCCTGATGCGCATCCTCAGTCTGCGCACCATCGGCACGGCCTTGGGCGGTAAACTGTTCCCCAAACCCGAACAGGCGGACTTGCGGCATAAAATGGCCGAACGCTGGGCAAAAAACGACAAACGTGCTTATCTCGCCAGCTTCAATGCCATTGTGGGTTGGGGGGTTCAGGAACGACTGGCGAAAGTCACCTGTCCAACCCTGATCATCAGCGCCGACCGCGACTACACGCCGGTGGCGCTGAAAGAAGCCTATGTAAAACTGCTGCCCGATGCGCGGCTGGTGGTGATCGAAGATTCACGCCACGCAACGCCATTGGACCAGCCACACCGTTTCAACCAAACCCTGCTTGAATTTCTAACCGCAGTCGACACCACTACTCAGGATCACTGA
- a CDS encoding mechanosensitive ion channel family protein, whose product MDLKQLWLNTQDLWGTLDQHPLVHASLALAVLLVIALLLGRVARYVVLHAVKLLGRQPAMQWFNDLFHNKVFHRLAQMTPSLVIQFGLNLVPELSKTIQTFLGNVALSFTILFLVLALSALLNALLDIYARTEHARTRSIKGYVQLAKMVLLVFGAIIIVATLIDRSPLLLLSGLGAMSAVILLVYKDTLLSFVASVQLTSNDMLRVGDWIEMPQVGADGDVVDITLHTVKVQNFDKTIVSIPTWRLMSESFKNWRGMQQSGGRRIKRSLFIDASGVRFIHDNEEQKLTQVRLLTDYVSRKQAELKSWNEAQGNVAAMSANRRRMTNIGTFRAYALAYLKNHPEIQPNMTCMVRQMQTTAQGVPLEIYCFTRTTVWADYERIQGDIFDYLLAVLPEFGLSLYQQPSGNDLRAGLLPAVLGASHIPAPEKRSM is encoded by the coding sequence ATGGATCTCAAACAGCTCTGGCTCAATACCCAAGACCTCTGGGGTACTCTCGATCAGCACCCACTCGTGCATGCCAGCCTGGCGCTGGCGGTGCTGTTGGTAATCGCCTTGCTGCTCGGACGAGTGGCGCGTTATGTGGTACTGCATGCCGTCAAACTGCTTGGCCGGCAACCGGCGATGCAGTGGTTCAATGACTTGTTCCACAACAAGGTGTTCCATCGCCTGGCGCAAATGACCCCGTCGCTGGTGATCCAGTTCGGTTTGAACCTGGTGCCGGAACTGAGCAAAACCATTCAAACTTTCCTCGGCAATGTCGCCCTGTCCTTCACCATCCTGTTTTTGGTGCTGGCCCTGAGCGCCCTGCTCAATGCTTTGCTGGACATCTACGCACGCACCGAACATGCCCGCACACGTTCAATCAAAGGCTACGTGCAACTGGCGAAGATGGTGCTGCTCGTGTTCGGCGCGATCATCATCGTCGCGACCCTGATCGACCGTTCGCCGCTGTTGCTGCTGTCGGGGCTCGGCGCCATGTCGGCGGTGATTTTGTTGGTCTACAAGGACACCCTGCTGTCGTTCGTCGCCAGCGTACAACTGACCAGCAACGACATGCTGCGGGTTGGCGACTGGATCGAAATGCCACAAGTGGGCGCCGACGGTGACGTGGTGGACATCACCCTGCACACGGTCAAGGTACAGAATTTCGACAAGACCATCGTTTCGATCCCGACCTGGCGCTTGATGTCCGAATCGTTCAAGAACTGGCGCGGCATGCAGCAGTCAGGCGGCCGACGGATCAAGCGCAGCCTGTTCATCGACGCCAGTGGCGTGCGCTTCATCCATGACAATGAAGAACAGAAGTTGACGCAGGTACGCTTGCTCACCGACTACGTCAGCCGCAAGCAGGCCGAGCTCAAGAGCTGGAACGAGGCCCAGGGCAACGTTGCGGCCATGTCGGCCAACCGTCGGCGGATGACCAACATCGGGACCTTTCGTGCGTATGCGCTGGCGTATTTGAAGAACCATCCAGAGATTCAGCCGAACATGACCTGCATGGTCCGCCAGATGCAAACCACCGCTCAAGGCGTGCCGCTGGAAATCTATTGCTTCACCCGCACCACGGTGTGGGCCGATTACGAGCGGATTCAGGGCGATATCTTCGATTACCTGTTGGCGGTGCTGCCGGAGTTTGGCTTGAGCCTGTACCAGCAACCGAGCGGTAATGATTTGCGCGCAGGGTTGTTGCCGGCGGTGTTGGGCGCGAGCCACATTCCTGCGCCTGAAAAACGCTCGATGTAG
- a CDS encoding LysR family transcriptional regulator, producing MKAPRVTLDQWRTLQAVVDHGGFAQAAEVLHRSQSSVSYTVARMQDQLGVPLLRIDGRKAVLTEAGGVLLRRSRQLVKQASQLEDLAHHMEQGWEAEVRLVVDAAYPNARLVRALTAFMPQSRGCRVRLREEVLSGVEEVLLEGVADLAITGLSIPGYLGAELSDVEFVAVAHPEHPLHRLNRELNFQDLETQMQVVIRDSGRQQPRDVGWLGAEQRWTVGSLATAASFVSSGLGFAWLPRHMIERELKEGTLKLLPLDQGGSRNPSFYLYSNKDKPLGPATQILVELLRTFDTAPLDAPFAAPEQA from the coding sequence ATGAAAGCGCCCCGCGTGACCCTTGATCAATGGCGCACATTGCAAGCCGTGGTCGACCACGGTGGTTTCGCCCAGGCCGCCGAAGTGCTGCACCGTTCGCAGTCGTCTGTCAGCTACACCGTAGCGCGCATGCAGGACCAGCTCGGCGTGCCGCTGTTGCGCATCGACGGCCGTAAGGCCGTGCTGACCGAAGCCGGCGGCGTGCTGCTGCGCCGCTCGCGGCAACTGGTCAAACAGGCCAGTCAGCTTGAAGACCTCGCGCACCACATGGAGCAAGGCTGGGAGGCGGAAGTGCGGCTGGTAGTCGACGCCGCTTACCCGAACGCCCGCCTCGTCCGTGCCTTGACCGCGTTCATGCCGCAAAGTCGCGGCTGCCGGGTGCGTCTGCGTGAAGAAGTGTTGTCGGGTGTCGAAGAAGTCCTGCTTGAAGGCGTGGCGGACCTGGCCATCACCGGTCTCAGTATTCCCGGTTACCTTGGCGCGGAATTGAGCGACGTAGAATTCGTGGCCGTCGCCCACCCCGAACACCCGCTGCATCGTCTGAACCGCGAACTGAACTTCCAGGACCTGGAAACCCAGATGCAGGTGGTGATCCGCGACTCCGGCCGCCAGCAACCGCGTGATGTCGGTTGGCTCGGCGCCGAACAGCGCTGGACCGTCGGCAGCCTGGCCACTGCCGCCTCCTTCGTCAGCAGCGGCCTGGGTTTCGCCTGGTTGCCCCGGCACATGATCGAACGGGAATTGAAGGAAGGTACGCTCAAGCTGCTACCGTTGGACCAGGGCGGCAGCCGTAACCCGAGTTTCTATCTGTACTCGAACAAGGACAAACCCCTGGGGCCGGCCACACAGATTCTCGTCGAGTTGCTGCGCACCTTTGATACCGCGCCGCTGGATGCGCCTTTCGCTGCCCCAGAACAAGCCTGA